A genomic stretch from Georgenia muralis includes:
- a CDS encoding DUF4262 domain-containing protein has translation MTGVGDPAVGAWLDQQEQLVAQHVREHGVHLEYVFGDPAGERPPFCYTVGLFGIGHPELLVLGLNMDNAAGVLNDLAKQVYGGRQLVHGEVVTFEEWPHRLFVEESPNPGEIVYAANVHYRRPAEYSVPVLHLTVDDRSGRFPWEEGYDIPAWRQPRPGQFRA, from the coding sequence ATGACAGGTGTGGGGGACCCGGCCGTCGGGGCATGGCTCGACCAGCAGGAGCAGCTCGTCGCCCAGCACGTGCGCGAGCACGGGGTGCACCTGGAGTACGTCTTCGGCGATCCGGCAGGGGAACGGCCGCCCTTCTGCTACACCGTGGGACTGTTCGGGATCGGTCATCCGGAGCTGCTCGTGCTCGGGCTGAACATGGACAACGCCGCCGGGGTGCTCAACGACCTGGCGAAGCAGGTCTACGGCGGGCGCCAGCTCGTCCACGGCGAGGTGGTCACCTTCGAGGAGTGGCCGCACCGGCTCTTCGTCGAGGAGTCACCCAACCCTGGGGAGATCGTCTATGCGGCCAACGTCCACTACCGACGGCCGGCTGAGTACTCCGTGCCGGTGCTCCATCTGACCGTGGACGACCGGTCGGGTCGGTTCCCGTGGGAGGAGGGCTACGACATCCCGGCCTGGCGTCAGCCGCGCCCGGGACAGTTCCGGGCATGA
- a CDS encoding type II toxin-antitoxin system Phd/YefM family antitoxin codes for MDVGVRQLRDALSRYLTEVKAGRTVTVTEHGRPVARIVPVARPTRLEQLRREGRVQPARRVKQPAPDPVSTEGPLSDLIAEQRR; via the coding sequence ATGGATGTGGGAGTACGCCAGCTGCGCGACGCACTCAGCCGGTACCTCACTGAGGTCAAGGCCGGGCGGACGGTCACGGTCACCGAGCACGGCCGCCCGGTGGCCCGAATCGTTCCGGTCGCCCGACCGACCCGCCTGGAGCAGCTGCGCCGCGAGGGCCGAGTCCAGCCGGCCCGCCGCGTCAAGCAACCCGCGCCCGACCCGGTCTCTACCGAGGGTCCCCTGAGTGATCTCATCGCCGAGCAGCGACGTTGA
- a CDS encoding type II toxin-antitoxin system VapC family toxin, with protein sequence MIGYLDTSAFVPLLVEEPTSTACRRFWDDADTLVSTRLLHVETSAALALAQRIGRLGPGQLSRCRSVLEELWEAVEVLELDVELMRAASRHAGDHALRGDDALHCAAAWLVNDTDVVAATGDRQLLRAWSDLGVATYDTTG encoded by the coding sequence ATGATCGGGTACCTGGACACGTCGGCGTTCGTGCCCCTGCTGGTCGAGGAGCCGACGAGCACAGCCTGCCGCCGCTTCTGGGACGATGCGGACACGCTGGTCAGCACTCGCCTCCTCCACGTCGAGACGAGCGCGGCGCTCGCGCTGGCCCAGCGGATCGGTCGGCTCGGTCCGGGTCAGCTCTCCCGCTGCCGGTCCGTCCTGGAGGAGCTGTGGGAGGCGGTCGAGGTGCTCGAGCTGGACGTCGAGCTGATGCGCGCGGCGTCCAGACATGCCGGCGACCACGCACTTCGCGGCGACGACGCCCTCCACTGCGCCGCGGCCTGGCTGGTCAACGACACCGACGTGGTCGCCGCGACCGGCGACAGGCAGCTCCTGAGGGCCTGGTCGGACCTCGGGGTGGCGACCTACGACACCACCGGCTGA
- a CDS encoding NAD(P)-binding protein, whose translation MVPTVDADYLVVGAGASGMAFTDALTDHADVRVAVVDRRHDVGGHWLDAYPFVRLHQASAFYGVASTLLGSGRVQDHGPETGLQERATVAEICAYYGRVREAMVTSDKVEVLAACEYLGDGQIVSRVSGKRLEVRPGCRVVDARYLAPDIPADTPPPFEVADGARVRPVNDLARLTEAPSQYVVVGSGKTATDACVWLLAHGVDPDAICWIRPRDPWMLNRAVIQPDPAVFTGMVADVMAAAAAATSLDDLFRRLEDAGVMLRIDRSVTPTMAKTPTLATWELDLLRTIEQVVRLGHIRRVEPGRVVLDDGTVTTAKDALVVHCAASGLKYPPLVPIWGPAAITLQPIRVGFPCFGAALAGYVEATRTADGEKNRLCPPTPYANTLTDWAAMNVLGRRSSLAFGAEPDIKEWANSTALNPARIPPGYPSSAALDDAHERLRTYGAPGVARLEQLGGLAAVA comes from the coding sequence ATGGTCCCGACCGTGGACGCCGACTACCTCGTGGTGGGGGCGGGGGCCAGCGGCATGGCGTTCACCGACGCGCTCACCGACCACGCGGACGTGCGCGTCGCCGTCGTCGACCGGCGCCACGACGTCGGCGGGCACTGGCTCGACGCCTACCCGTTCGTCCGCCTGCACCAGGCCTCGGCGTTCTACGGCGTCGCCTCGACGCTGCTGGGCAGCGGGCGGGTGCAGGACCACGGGCCGGAGACCGGCCTGCAGGAGCGTGCCACCGTCGCGGAGATCTGCGCGTACTACGGGCGGGTGCGCGAGGCGATGGTGACCTCGGACAAGGTCGAAGTCCTGGCCGCCTGCGAGTACCTCGGTGACGGGCAGATCGTCTCGCGGGTGTCCGGCAAGCGGCTCGAGGTGCGGCCGGGGTGCCGGGTCGTCGACGCGCGCTACCTCGCCCCGGACATCCCGGCGGACACGCCGCCACCGTTCGAGGTCGCCGACGGCGCGCGGGTGCGCCCGGTCAACGACCTCGCCCGGCTGACCGAGGCGCCGAGCCAGTACGTCGTCGTCGGGTCCGGGAAGACCGCGACGGACGCCTGCGTGTGGCTGCTCGCGCACGGCGTCGACCCGGACGCGATCTGCTGGATACGTCCGCGCGACCCCTGGATGCTCAACCGGGCCGTCATCCAGCCGGACCCGGCGGTCTTCACGGGCATGGTGGCCGACGTCATGGCCGCCGCCGCGGCGGCCACGTCCCTCGACGACCTCTTCCGCCGGCTCGAGGACGCCGGCGTCATGCTGCGGATCGACCGGTCGGTGACACCGACGATGGCGAAGACGCCGACGCTCGCCACCTGGGAGCTCGACCTGCTGCGCACGATCGAGCAGGTGGTGCGGCTGGGACACATCCGGCGGGTCGAGCCGGGGCGCGTCGTCCTCGACGACGGGACGGTGACGACGGCGAAGGACGCACTGGTCGTGCACTGCGCGGCGTCGGGGCTGAAGTACCCGCCGCTCGTGCCGATCTGGGGACCCGCCGCGATCACCCTGCAGCCGATCCGGGTGGGCTTCCCCTGCTTCGGGGCGGCCCTGGCCGGGTACGTGGAGGCCACGCGGACCGCTGACGGCGAGAAGAACCGGCTGTGCCCGCCGACCCCGTACGCCAACACGCTCACCGACTGGGCGGCGATGAACGTCCTGGGGAGGCGGTCCTCCCTGGCGTTCGGTGCCGAGCCGGACATCAAGGAGTGGGCGAACAGCACCGCGCTCAACCCGGCGCGCATCCCGCCCGGGTACCCCAGCTCCGCCGCGCTGGACGACGCGCACGAGCGGCTACGGACCTATGGTGCACCCGGCGTGGCGCGGCTCGAGCAGCTCGGCGGGCTCGCAGCTGTGGCGTGA
- a CDS encoding alpha/beta fold hydrolase, with amino-acid sequence MTRTNTQAAPIILVPGFWLGAWAWDEVAETLRAAGHDVTALTLPGLESSDADRSAVTFTDHVDAICAAVEAKDSPVVLAVHSAAGFSGYAVSDRIPDRIAAVVYVDTAPGKGALDPDFAGVEKPMVWSEIEEEENLDGLTEEQKDTFRRRAVPEPGSLVRESLDLTNDARRDIPSTFICTGFTAEQYRTAAAEHPDWAFVAGVPEIRDATWIDLPTSHWPMWSRPRELAEIIGEVATRAGAS; translated from the coding sequence ATGACGAGGACGAACACGCAGGCAGCGCCGATCATCCTGGTCCCGGGCTTCTGGCTCGGGGCATGGGCGTGGGACGAGGTGGCCGAGACGCTCCGCGCGGCCGGGCACGACGTCACCGCCCTCACCCTGCCGGGCCTCGAGTCGTCCGACGCGGACCGGTCCGCCGTCACCTTCACCGACCACGTGGACGCGATCTGCGCCGCGGTCGAGGCGAAGGACTCCCCGGTCGTCCTGGCGGTCCACAGCGCCGCCGGCTTCTCGGGCTACGCCGTCAGCGACCGCATCCCGGACCGGATCGCGGCCGTGGTCTACGTCGACACCGCGCCGGGCAAGGGCGCCCTCGACCCCGACTTCGCCGGCGTGGAGAAGCCGATGGTCTGGTCCGAGATCGAGGAGGAGGAGAACCTCGACGGCCTCACCGAGGAGCAGAAGGACACCTTCCGCCGGCGCGCGGTGCCCGAACCGGGCAGCCTCGTCCGGGAGAGCCTGGACCTGACGAACGACGCCCGGCGGGACATCCCCAGCACCTTCATCTGCACGGGCTTCACCGCCGAGCAGTACCGGACCGCGGCGGCCGAGCATCCCGACTGGGCGTTCGTGGCGGGCGTCCCGGAGATCCGCGACGCGACGTGGATCGACCTGCCGACCAGCCACTGGCCGATGTGGTCGCGTCCGCGGGAGCTGGCGGAGATCATCGGCGAGGTCGCCACCCGCGCCGGGGCGAGCTGA
- a CDS encoding M23 family metallopeptidase — MSVAPHARPLVLAYPFSGRWRTENSPARRVPSHGTALFGTSHAIDFVAVDARGRSGPITWRTVVATEPPETYVGFGLPITAPVAGTVVEAADTMPDHEGRRSQLALVRYALGQPARARAGVDSLAGNRVVIAVGPEGPYVVLAHLRRESVRVDPGQRVEVGELLGECGNSGNSTEPHVHVQVSDSADWPRARGVPLAFLGSDGTARVPAEREIVVS; from the coding sequence GTGAGCGTGGCACCCCACGCCCGGCCGCTGGTCCTTGCCTACCCGTTCAGCGGCCGCTGGCGCACCGAGAACAGCCCGGCACGGCGGGTCCCCAGCCACGGCACGGCGCTGTTCGGGACCTCCCACGCGATCGACTTCGTCGCGGTCGACGCACGGGGCCGGTCCGGCCCGATCACGTGGCGGACCGTGGTCGCGACCGAACCGCCCGAGACCTACGTCGGCTTCGGCCTGCCGATCACCGCGCCGGTCGCCGGCACCGTGGTGGAGGCCGCGGACACGATGCCCGACCACGAGGGACGCCGGTCGCAGCTCGCCCTCGTCCGGTACGCGCTCGGCCAGCCGGCGCGCGCCCGGGCCGGGGTGGACTCCCTCGCCGGCAACCGCGTGGTCATCGCCGTGGGGCCCGAGGGTCCGTACGTGGTTCTCGCGCACCTGCGCCGGGAATCGGTCCGGGTGGACCCGGGACAGCGGGTCGAGGTGGGGGAGCTGCTGGGCGAGTGCGGGAACTCCGGCAACAGCACCGAGCCGCACGTGCACGTCCAGGTGTCCGACTCCGCCGACTGGCCGCGAGCCCGCGGCGTCCCGCTGGCGTTCCTGGGCTCGGACGGCACCGCACGGGTCCCGGCGGAGCGAGAGATCGTGGTGTCCTGA
- a CDS encoding thiamine pyrophosphate-binding protein: MRVAEVVGRALVRSGVDHVFGVVGSGNFRTTNAMIDAGARFVAARHEGGAATMGDAYARTAGSVAAVSVHQGCGLTNAMTGIAEAAKSRTPLVVLAAEATAPTSNFHVDQDALARAVGAVPMRVGAGTAAADAVAAVATALHGRRTVLVNLPLDVADLEVGDVEIPPLPAAPDPPAPSAADLERLVAALRAAERPVFVAGRGARSVAAREALTALGETCGALLATSAVAKGLFRGEDWDLDVSGGFSSPVVAELVAGADLLIGWGCALNMWTMRHGRLIADGATVIQVDDTTEALGVHRLLDLGVVGDVAVTATAARAVLGGAPDRGTAAANVEGHGTAGYRTSDVRARLSAGRRWRDVTFEDRSTGDRIDPRTLTIALDDLLPAERVVAVDSGNFMGYPSMFLRVPDERGFCFTQAFQSIGLGLSSAIGAALAEPDRLPVAALGDGGALMGAAELDTVRRLGLPMVVVVYNDDAYGAEVHHFAGEPLGPVTFPPTDVAAVGAGYGFDAVTVRGPADLGAVAAWVAGPRDRPLLIDAKVVADEPAWWLAEAFGH, from the coding sequence GTGCGGGTCGCCGAGGTGGTCGGCCGGGCGCTGGTGCGCTCGGGCGTCGACCACGTCTTCGGGGTGGTGGGCTCCGGGAACTTCCGGACGACCAACGCGATGATCGACGCCGGTGCGCGGTTCGTCGCCGCCCGTCACGAGGGTGGTGCGGCCACCATGGGCGACGCCTACGCCCGCACCGCGGGGTCGGTCGCCGCCGTGTCCGTGCACCAGGGGTGCGGCCTGACGAACGCCATGACCGGGATCGCCGAGGCTGCGAAGTCGCGCACCCCGCTCGTCGTCCTCGCGGCCGAGGCGACCGCGCCGACGTCGAACTTCCACGTCGACCAGGACGCGCTCGCCCGCGCGGTCGGGGCGGTGCCGATGCGCGTCGGGGCCGGCACCGCGGCCGCCGACGCCGTTGCTGCCGTCGCGACCGCGCTGCACGGCCGGCGCACGGTGCTGGTCAACCTCCCGCTCGACGTCGCGGACCTCGAGGTCGGCGACGTCGAGATCCCGCCGCTGCCCGCTGCACCGGACCCGCCGGCACCGTCCGCGGCAGACCTCGAGCGGCTCGTCGCGGCGCTGCGGGCAGCCGAGCGCCCGGTGTTCGTGGCGGGCCGGGGCGCTCGCTCCGTCGCGGCCCGGGAGGCGCTGACGGCGCTGGGGGAGACGTGCGGTGCGCTGCTGGCGACCTCCGCCGTCGCCAAGGGGCTCTTCCGGGGCGAGGACTGGGACCTCGACGTCTCCGGCGGCTTCTCCTCGCCCGTGGTGGCTGAGCTGGTGGCCGGCGCCGACCTCCTCATCGGGTGGGGGTGCGCGCTGAACATGTGGACGATGCGCCACGGCCGGCTCATCGCCGACGGCGCCACCGTGATCCAGGTCGACGACACCACCGAGGCGCTCGGGGTCCACCGATTGCTCGACCTCGGGGTCGTCGGGGACGTGGCGGTCACCGCGACCGCGGCGCGCGCCGTGCTCGGCGGTGCGCCGGACAGGGGGACCGCGGCCGCGAACGTCGAGGGGCACGGCACGGCCGGGTACCGCACGTCAGACGTGCGTGCGCGGCTCTCCGCCGGCCGGCGGTGGCGGGACGTCACGTTCGAGGACCGCTCCACCGGCGACCGGATCGACCCGCGCACGCTCACCATCGCCCTGGACGACCTCCTGCCCGCCGAGCGCGTCGTCGCCGTCGACTCCGGGAACTTCATGGGCTACCCGTCGATGTTCCTCCGTGTCCCCGACGAGCGGGGGTTCTGCTTCACGCAGGCCTTCCAGTCCATCGGGCTGGGACTGTCCAGCGCCATCGGCGCGGCCCTCGCCGAGCCGGACCGGCTGCCGGTCGCCGCGCTCGGCGACGGCGGGGCACTCATGGGCGCCGCAGAGCTGGACACCGTGCGCAGGCTCGGCCTGCCCATGGTGGTGGTGGTCTACAACGACGACGCCTACGGCGCCGAGGTGCACCACTTCGCCGGCGAGCCCCTGGGCCCGGTGACGTTCCCGCCCACGGACGTCGCCGCCGTCGGCGCGGGCTACGGGTTCGACGCCGTGACGGTGCGCGGGCCCGCGGACCTCGGAGCCGTGGCCGCGTGGGTGGCCGGCCCCCGGGACCGGCCGCTGCTGATCGACGCCAAGGTGGTGGCCGACGAGCCGGCGTGGTGGCTGGCGGAGGCGTTCGGGCACTGA
- a CDS encoding cyclase family protein — MTLLADLVAALRSGTVEVVDLTAPLAAETPILELPEQFGQTASFRLEEISRYDDRGPAWYWNNFRTGEHTGTHFDAPVHWVTGRDGADIAAVPAGQLVAPAVVLDVTGQVTQDPDFVITREHVEAFAAEHGPLPDGGWLLCRTGWSARTTQQDMINKDDDGPHSPGMSADCARWIAEETPLIGLGVETVGTDAGAAAGFEPPFPCHSYLLGNGKYGLAQLTNLDRLPATGGVLVTSPLKIVGGSGSPARVLALVER; from the coding sequence ATGACCCTGCTTGCCGACCTCGTCGCCGCCCTGCGGTCCGGCACGGTGGAGGTCGTCGACCTCACCGCGCCGCTGGCCGCCGAGACGCCGATCCTCGAGCTGCCCGAGCAGTTCGGGCAGACCGCGTCCTTCCGGCTCGAGGAGATCTCGCGCTACGACGACCGCGGGCCCGCCTGGTACTGGAACAACTTCCGCACCGGGGAGCACACCGGCACGCACTTCGACGCCCCTGTCCACTGGGTCACCGGACGGGACGGGGCCGACATCGCCGCCGTCCCGGCCGGGCAGCTCGTGGCACCCGCCGTCGTCCTCGACGTCACCGGCCAGGTCACGCAGGACCCGGACTTCGTCATCACCCGCGAGCACGTCGAGGCCTTCGCCGCCGAGCACGGTCCCCTGCCCGACGGCGGCTGGCTCCTGTGCCGCACCGGGTGGTCGGCGCGGACCACGCAGCAGGACATGATCAACAAGGACGACGACGGCCCGCACAGCCCGGGCATGTCCGCCGACTGCGCCCGCTGGATCGCGGAGGAGACCCCGCTCATCGGCCTCGGCGTGGAGACCGTGGGCACCGACGCGGGCGCGGCAGCGGGGTTCGAGCCCCCGTTCCCGTGCCACTCGTACCTCCTCGGCAACGGCAAGTACGGCCTCGCCCAGCTGACGAACCTCGACCGGCTGCCGGCGACCGGCGGGGTCCTGGTCACCTCGCCGCTGAAGATCGTCGGCGGGTCCGGCTCGCCCGCCCGGGTGCTGGCACTCGTCGAGCGCTGA
- a CDS encoding MFS transporter, whose protein sequence is MTTTGTLPTASRERLFTRPFVMLGLAELAYFTADGVAIYALPLYVTGPLGADTAAAGLAFGAFAVVALVARPFAGRVADTRGRRPSLVAGALLCAACMALTPLAGGLGGVVGLRLVLGLAEAAFFVAAVAALMDLAPASRIGEAMSYNSLGLYLGLTAGPPLGELLVRAAGFTTAWLAAAAFAAASAALAAGIGETRPAVPAGPDGAGEPAERHLVHRASVPVGLVFLASMVAMGGFLAFAALHAESVGMSNASLPLATYGIVVVTCRILFARVPDRFPALRLATAAVATMAAGLGLVALWPTPFGAVVGAAVMGLGITFSTPALFAAIFALAGPDERGAASGTASAAIDLGIGLGPMLLGVVAESAGIPWAFGVAAGIALAGAVWALTLVQRERVARPRSRPHSTRRQSPGTPQPVRSGWFPRGRGLHRVPGRTGPPSPMRCP, encoded by the coding sequence ATGACCACCACCGGCACCCTTCCCACCGCCTCCCGTGAGCGCCTGTTCACCCGGCCCTTCGTCATGCTGGGCCTGGCCGAGCTGGCCTACTTCACCGCCGACGGCGTCGCGATCTACGCGCTGCCGCTGTACGTGACGGGTCCGCTCGGCGCGGACACGGCCGCCGCGGGGCTGGCGTTCGGCGCCTTCGCCGTGGTCGCCCTCGTGGCCCGGCCGTTCGCCGGCCGGGTGGCCGACACGAGGGGTCGGCGCCCGTCGCTCGTCGCCGGAGCGCTGCTGTGCGCGGCGTGCATGGCGCTGACGCCGCTCGCGGGCGGGCTCGGAGGCGTCGTCGGGCTCCGGCTCGTCCTGGGCCTGGCGGAGGCGGCGTTCTTCGTGGCGGCGGTGGCCGCGCTCATGGACCTCGCCCCGGCCAGCCGGATCGGGGAGGCGATGAGCTACAACTCGCTCGGGCTCTACCTCGGCCTGACCGCAGGCCCGCCGCTGGGTGAGCTGCTCGTCCGCGCCGCCGGGTTCACCACCGCCTGGCTCGCCGCCGCGGCGTTCGCCGCCGCTTCGGCCGCCCTGGCGGCGGGGATCGGCGAGACCCGCCCGGCGGTGCCGGCCGGACCCGACGGGGCGGGGGAGCCCGCGGAGCGCCACCTCGTCCACCGGGCGTCGGTGCCGGTGGGCCTCGTGTTCCTCGCCTCCATGGTGGCGATGGGCGGGTTCCTCGCCTTCGCCGCGCTGCACGCCGAGTCGGTCGGCATGTCTAACGCGAGCCTGCCGCTGGCGACCTACGGGATCGTCGTCGTCACGTGCCGGATCCTCTTCGCCAGGGTGCCCGACCGGTTCCCGGCGCTGCGGCTCGCCACGGCCGCGGTCGCGACGATGGCGGCCGGGCTCGGGCTCGTGGCGCTGTGGCCGACGCCGTTCGGTGCGGTGGTCGGGGCGGCCGTCATGGGGCTGGGCATCACGTTCAGCACCCCGGCACTGTTCGCCGCCATCTTCGCGCTCGCGGGCCCGGACGAGCGCGGAGCGGCGTCGGGAACGGCGAGCGCGGCCATCGACCTCGGGATCGGTCTCGGGCCGATGCTGCTCGGCGTCGTGGCCGAGTCGGCCGGGATCCCGTGGGCCTTCGGCGTCGCGGCGGGCATCGCCCTCGCCGGCGCGGTGTGGGCGCTGACGCTCGTGCAGCGGGAGCGGGTGGCTAGGCCACGGTCGCGACCGCACTCCACCAGAAGGCAATCACCAGGCACGCCCCAGCCAGTGCGATCAGGATGGTTCCCGCGCGGTAGAGGGCTTCACCGCGTTCCGGGTCGTACCGGTCCCCCTTCACCCATGCGCTGTCCTTGA
- a CDS encoding HD domain-containing phosphohydrolase encodes MIRLLAILGGLSGAMDLGSGSPLDESLTRSVVAVRLARALGRPEEDARVVLYASLLEHLGCTAASYEAARLFGDDISLVRYSFLADVERPADVLRTFVPAVSAASGRGRAQTLLTAVRSARDETPPTATCEVARDAAVRLGLGDAVAQTLAHVTAMWNGKGQPHVAGEQIPITTRIMHVAGTAVLLALHAGPETALTELRRRAGTHLDPAVVAAFDVGLLEGLVELPGHPLAPASGAPGRPAGSGLPSTAATLDPLEAALAVEPDPVLLVDERGLADVARTFGHLVDLKSPWLHGHSAGVADLAGDAAEIVGLPGADRVRIAGHLHDLGRVGVSSRIWTKSGPLTAAERDQARLHPYYTERILSRSPALADVALVAAQHHERCDGTGYHRGLRAADLSMAARVLAAADRYRSGVEEGPHRAALTPDAAAGRLRSEARTGCLDPDAVAAVLRAAGHERAARPAGAAGLTDRQVQVLRLLTRGLTNREIGDRLGVSPRTAEHHVQDIYLRIGVSTRPAAALFAMEHGLLGPG; translated from the coding sequence ATGATCCGGCTGCTGGCCATCCTCGGCGGGCTGTCCGGCGCGATGGACCTGGGGTCCGGCTCCCCGCTGGACGAGTCGCTCACCCGGTCCGTCGTGGCGGTCCGGCTGGCGCGCGCCCTCGGCCGCCCCGAGGAGGACGCACGGGTGGTCCTCTACGCCTCCCTCCTCGAGCACCTCGGCTGCACCGCCGCCTCCTACGAGGCGGCCCGGCTCTTCGGGGACGACATCTCCCTCGTCCGGTACAGCTTCCTCGCCGACGTCGAGCGGCCCGCCGACGTGCTGCGCACCTTCGTCCCCGCGGTGAGCGCCGCATCGGGGCGCGGACGCGCGCAGACCCTCCTCACCGCCGTCCGCAGCGCCCGGGACGAGACGCCGCCCACCGCCACGTGCGAGGTGGCGCGCGACGCCGCGGTCCGGCTGGGCCTCGGCGACGCCGTCGCGCAGACGCTCGCGCACGTCACCGCCATGTGGAACGGCAAGGGGCAGCCGCACGTGGCGGGCGAACAGATCCCGATCACCACCCGGATCATGCACGTCGCCGGCACCGCCGTCCTCCTCGCCCTCCACGCCGGACCGGAGACGGCGCTCACGGAGCTGCGGCGGCGCGCGGGCACCCACCTGGACCCGGCCGTCGTCGCCGCGTTCGACGTCGGCCTGCTCGAGGGGCTCGTCGAGCTGCCGGGGCACCCCCTCGCGCCGGCGTCGGGCGCGCCCGGCAGGCCCGCGGGCAGCGGGCTCCCGTCCACTGCGGCAACGCTCGACCCCCTGGAGGCGGCCCTCGCCGTCGAGCCCGACCCCGTCCTTCTCGTCGACGAGCGCGGCCTGGCGGACGTCGCGCGCACCTTCGGCCACCTCGTCGACCTCAAGAGTCCCTGGCTGCACGGCCACTCGGCAGGTGTGGCGGACCTCGCGGGCGACGCCGCCGAGATCGTCGGGCTGCCGGGCGCCGACCGCGTGCGGATCGCCGGGCACCTCCACGACCTCGGCCGTGTGGGCGTCTCGAGCCGGATCTGGACGAAGTCCGGACCGCTCACGGCCGCCGAGCGCGACCAGGCCCGCCTCCACCCGTACTACACCGAACGGATCCTCTCCCGCTCGCCGGCGCTGGCCGACGTCGCCCTGGTTGCCGCGCAGCACCACGAGCGGTGCGACGGGACCGGCTACCACCGGGGGCTGCGCGCCGCGGACCTGTCGATGGCCGCCCGGGTCCTCGCCGCGGCCGACCGGTACCGCTCCGGCGTCGAGGAGGGGCCCCACCGGGCCGCGCTCACCCCCGACGCCGCGGCCGGGCGCCTGCGGTCGGAGGCGAGGACGGGCTGCCTCGACCCCGACGCCGTCGCGGCCGTCCTGCGCGCCGCGGGCCATGAACGGGCGGCGAGGCCCGCCGGCGCCGCGGGGCTGACGGACCGCCAGGTCCAGGTGCTGCGCCTGCTCACCCGCGGCCTGACCAACCGCGAGATCGGCGACCGGCTCGGTGTCTCCCCGCGCACCGCCGAGCACCACGTGCAGGACATCTACCTGCGGATCGGGGTGAGCACCCGGCCCGCGGCCGCCCTGTTCGCGATGGAGCACGGGCTGCTCGGACCCGGGTAG